From the genome of Rathayibacter sp. VKM Ac-2804:
GGACCACCCCGTCATCGCCGTCCTCCCGCCGCAGAGCCACTGAGCGCGCGTCCGTGGCACTCGGACCGCTGCCGGACTACCCCTGGGACCTGATGGGTCCCGCCACCCGGGTGGCCTCGGCCCACCCCGGCGGCATCGTCGACCTCTCGATCGGCTCGCCGGTCGACCCGACGCCCGCGCCGATCCGCCAGGCGCTCGCGCGGGCGACGGATGCGCACGCGTACCCGACCACGGTCGGCACCCCGGCGCTGCGCGAGGCGATCGCCGCCTGGTACGCCCGTCGGCGCGGCGTCCCGGGTCTGGGCCTCGACGAGGTCCTGCCCACGATCGGCTCGAAGGAGCTCGTCGCCTGGCTGCCGTTCCTGCTCGGCCTGGGCGAGGGCGACGTCGTCGTCCATCCGCGTGCCGCCTACCCGACCTACGCGATGGGCGCCGCGATCGCCGGCGCCTCGGTGCTCGCCTCCGACGACCCCGGCGAGTGGCCGGCCGAGACGCGGCTGGTGTGGCTGAACTCGCCGGGCAACCCGGACGGCGCCGTGCTCGACGTGGACGCGCTGCGGCGCGCGGTCGAGCGGGCGCGCGAGCTGGGCGCTGTCGTGGCGGGAGACGAGTGCTACGCCGAGCTCGGCTGGGACGGCCGCTGGGCCGCCGAGCCGATCCCGAGCGTCCTCGACCCCCGGGTGGCCGGCGAGGACCGCCGGGGCGTGCTCGGCGTCTACTCCCTCAGCAAGCAGTCCAACCTGGCCGGCTACCGCGCCGCCTTCATCGCGGGCGACCGCGAGCTGATCGCGCGGCTCGTGACCGTGCGCAAGCACGCCGGGATGATCGTCCCCGCGCCGCTCCAGGAGGCGATGGTCGTCGCGCTCGGCGACGACGGCCACGTGGCGGAGCAGAAGGAGCGCTACCGCGCCCGCCGCGACCTCCTGCGCCCGGCGCTCGAGTCCGCCGGCTTCCGGGTCGACCGCAGCGAGGCGGGCCTCTACCTCTGGGCGACGGAGGGCCGGCCGGCCTGGGAGTCGATCGACCGCCTCGCGCGCCGGGGGATCCTCGCGGGCCCCGGCGTCTTCTACGGCGACCACTTCACCGAGCACGTCCGGCTCTCGCTGACCGCGACCGACGAGCGCATCGCGGCGGCCGCCGAGCGGCTCGCGCACGGGCTCTGACCCGCCGCGCGCCCCGATCCTGAAGCATCTCCACAACGGACGGGGACGAGCACTGGGCGATGTCACAGTGCCCCCGCTTTGCCCATAGGCTGTATGCGGTTCGGTCAGCGTCGCCACAAACGGCCCTGGGTCCGGCCAGTTCCAGCCCCCGGCGCCGCCCGCTCCGCGCGAGCGCACCCGGGTGCGACCGATGACCTGGGAGGCGTTGTGACCGAATCCGGCACGCAGAGCGACGGAACCGCGACGGTGGAGACACCCGAGCCCGCCACGGAGAGTGCGCCGGCCGCGGCCGAGGTCCTGCCCGAGAAGGTGACGCTCACGTTCGGCGAGCGCACCGCGGAGTTCCCGGTGCTGCGCAGCGTCGACGGCTCCTCGAGCATCGACTTCTCCACGCTCTCCAAGCAGACCGGTCTGATGTCGCTCGACTACGGCTTCGTCAACACGGCCGCCACCAAGTCGAGCATCACCTACATCGACGGCGACCAGGGGATCCTGCGCTACCGCGGGTACCCGATCGAGGAGGTCGCGACCAATGCGACGTACCTCGAGGTGGCCTGGCTGCTGATCTACGGCGAGCTGCCCACCGCGGACGAGCTCGCCGGCTTCGACGAGCGCATCCGCCGGCACACGCTGCTGCACGAGGACCTCAAGCGCTTCTTCGACGCCCTGCCGCACAGCGCGCACCCGATGTCGGTGCTCGCCGCCGGCGTGTCGGCCCTGTCGACCTACTACGAGGACAGCTCGAACCCGAAGGACCCGGAGGCGGTCGAGCTCACCACCATCCGCCTCCTGGCGAAGCTGCCGGTGATGGCGGCGTACGCCCACAAGAAGGCGATCGGCCAGGCGTTCCTCTACCCGGACAACTCGCTGAGCTTCGTCGACAACTTCCTCCGGCTGAACTTCGGCACCATGGCCGAGCCGTTCGAGGTCGACCCGGTGCTCTCCAAGGCGCTCGACCGCCTGCTGATCCTGCACGAGGACCACGAGCAGAACGCGTCGACCTCCACGGTCCGCCTGGTCGGCTCGACCGAGGCCAACCTCTACGCGTCCGTCTCGGCCGGCATCAACGCCCTCTTCGGCCCGCTGCACGGCGGCGCGAACGAGGCCGTGCTCACGATGCTCGGCCGGATCCGCGAGTCCGGCGAGAGCGTCCAGACCTTCGTCGAGCGGGTGAAGAACAAGGAGGAGGGCGTCCGCCTGATGGGCTTCGGCCACCGGGTGTACAAGAACTACGACCCGCGCGCCAAGCTGGTCAAGGAGAGCGCGTCCGAGGTGCTGCAGGCGCTGGGCGTCAAGGACCCGCTGCTCGACATCGCGATGGAGCTCGAGGCGCTCGCGCTGGAGGACGACTACTTCAAGGAGCGCCGCCTCTACCCGAACGTCGACTTCTACACCGGCGTCATCTACAAGGCCATGGGCTTCCCGACGCGGATGTTCACCGTCCTCTTCGCCATCGGCCGCCTGCCCGGCTGGATCGCGCACTGGCGCGAGATGAACACCGACAAGCAGACCAAGATCGGCCGCCCCCAGCAGCTCTACACGGGCGCCCCCGAGCGCCACTGGCCGACCGACCG
Proteins encoded in this window:
- a CDS encoding citrate synthase, with the protein product MPEKVTLTFGERTAEFPVLRSVDGSSSIDFSTLSKQTGLMSLDYGFVNTAATKSSITYIDGDQGILRYRGYPIEEVATNATYLEVAWLLIYGELPTADELAGFDERIRRHTLLHEDLKRFFDALPHSAHPMSVLAAGVSALSTYYEDSSNPKDPEAVELTTIRLLAKLPVMAAYAHKKAIGQAFLYPDNSLSFVDNFLRLNFGTMAEPFEVDPVLSKALDRLLILHEDHEQNASTSTVRLVGSTEANLYASVSAGINALFGPLHGGANEAVLTMLGRIRESGESVQTFVERVKNKEEGVRLMGFGHRVYKNYDPRAKLVKESASEVLQALGVKDPLLDIAMELEALALEDDYFKERRLYPNVDFYTGVIYKAMGFPTRMFTVLFAIGRLPGWIAHWREMNTDKQTKIGRPQQLYTGAPERHWPTDR
- the dapC gene encoding succinyldiaminopimelate transaminase, which produces MALGPLPDYPWDLMGPATRVASAHPGGIVDLSIGSPVDPTPAPIRQALARATDAHAYPTTVGTPALREAIAAWYARRRGVPGLGLDEVLPTIGSKELVAWLPFLLGLGEGDVVVHPRAAYPTYAMGAAIAGASVLASDDPGEWPAETRLVWLNSPGNPDGAVLDVDALRRAVERARELGAVVAGDECYAELGWDGRWAAEPIPSVLDPRVAGEDRRGVLGVYSLSKQSNLAGYRAAFIAGDRELIARLVTVRKHAGMIVPAPLQEAMVVALGDDGHVAEQKERYRARRDLLRPALESAGFRVDRSEAGLYLWATEGRPAWESIDRLARRGILAGPGVFYGDHFTEHVRLSLTATDERIAAAAERLAHGL